A region of Periplaneta americana isolate PAMFEO1 chromosome 16, P.americana_PAMFEO1_priV1, whole genome shotgun sequence DNA encodes the following proteins:
- the ppl gene encoding glycine cleavage system H protein, mitochondrial, which produces MVLCLRMVTRFGRITSRTANLWSTIRGECVQASSLSHHNYRSISTTLACYAERLYSDKHEWVLIEGNTGTVGISHYAQDALGDVVYAQLPEIGTDILKRDECGALESVKAASEIYSPISGKVIEKNAEVENTPAIINKACYGEGWLFKLELSNPEELKELMTETEYENFLKTDPH; this is translated from the exons atggttttgtgcCTGCGAATGGTTACTAGATTTGGACGTATAACTTCAAGAACAGCTAATTTATGGAGTACAATACGTGGAGAATGTGTTCAAGCATCCAGTTTATCACATCATAACTACAGATCTATCTCTACTACCCTTGCTTGTTATGCCG AGCGACTATATTCCGACAAGCATGAATGGGTTTTAATTGAAGGAAACACAGGCACAGTTGGAATCTCTCATTATGCACAG GATGCCCTGGGTGATGTAGTATATGCACAACTACCGGAAATAGGCACAGACATTTTAAAGAGAG ATGAATGTGGAGCATTGGAGAGTGTTAAAGCTGCCAGTGAGATCTATTCTCCGATATCAGGCAAAGTAATAGAAAAGAATGCTGAAGTTGAGAATACACCAGCTATCATAAATAAAGCGTGTTATGGAGAAG gTTGGTTATTCAAACTAGAACTTTCAAATCCAGAAGAACTAAAAGAATTAATGACAGAAactgaatatgaaaatttcctgAAGACAGATCCTCATTAA